In one window of Candidatus Nanopelagicales bacterium DNA:
- a CDS encoding diguanylate cyclase, which produces MATTSERPYQDLLRWSTGLDKAGWDHVAWLMDWHRAIMCGVPLERGLEEPDAHNLCGFGQWLYGDGADLLESDDRIQSVERIHRRMHDRAREMLRSARQSGQVDPAEYDDLLNLRGVFHTRVKTWQRGLLKQLFNTDPLTGLLNRRSLDSLLGDMICECANFDDGCQIAIVNVDRLKRVNDRHGTSVGDEVLRTLGSHMSQRLRSSDLVVRYRGDQFLVCFPHRTVDQAFDALDRIRRTISGRNLRMGQGVDVTVSVSVGLASWDGSEDVKETIKRAEWAVSEAKRAGRNSVTVAPD; this is translated from the coding sequence CGGGCTGGACAAGGCCGGATGGGACCATGTCGCCTGGCTGATGGACTGGCACAGGGCGATCATGTGCGGTGTGCCGCTGGAGCGCGGTTTGGAAGAGCCTGACGCGCACAATCTGTGCGGTTTCGGGCAGTGGCTCTACGGGGACGGTGCGGACCTGCTCGAAAGTGACGACCGGATACAGTCCGTTGAGCGAATTCATCGTCGGATGCACGACAGGGCGCGTGAGATGCTGCGGTCGGCGCGCCAATCTGGGCAGGTGGACCCCGCGGAGTACGACGACCTGTTGAATCTGCGAGGTGTGTTCCACACCCGGGTCAAGACGTGGCAGCGTGGGTTGCTGAAGCAGCTGTTCAACACGGACCCGCTAACCGGCCTCCTGAATCGGCGAAGCTTGGACAGCTTGCTGGGAGACATGATCTGCGAGTGCGCGAACTTCGACGATGGGTGTCAGATCGCGATCGTGAACGTGGACCGTTTGAAGCGGGTGAATGATCGGCATGGAACCAGCGTCGGCGACGAGGTTCTAAGGACACTCGGTTCGCACATGTCCCAGCGATTGCGGTCATCCGATCTGGTTGTCCGGTACCGGGGCGACCAGTTCCTGGTGTGCTTCCCGCACAGGACGGTGGATCAGGCCTTCGACGCGCTCGACAGGATCCGCCGCACGATTTCGGGCCGCAACCTGCGCATGGGGCAGGGCGTCGACGTGACTGTGTCTGTGTCAGTGGGACTGGCCAGCTGGGATGGTAGCGAGGACGTGAAGGAGACGATCAAGCGCGCTGAGTGGGCCGTGTCCGAGGCGAAGCGTGCGGGCCGAAACTCGGTCACGGTGGCTCCCGACTGA
- a CDS encoding GMC family oxidoreductase N-terminal domain-containing protein yields MGAFFFERMSGELHDNEGNTGHVSIDIRCDAKKAGRFLVNGQAKVTGTILAQPWAGETSCTGTVLVRPLIGRRLVYDIDFTDDEGNPCRLWGQKDVRLRHPYSSMTTMSTRLERNGVTVATGTMNFHGDDLLSFARSFSLASTALPGGPPARRTAPGRGRGTPTRRTAPGRGRGMNGSDVSAHCEDWSKSDHESLLALAEAVLTEGEIVPAPDEVTVAGAQAVVDSLPPVTASLYRAGLRALDAVAVSNFGHKFAKLSLDRRRKLLDRIEGLGGTLGRTTLLALTAPLKMAHFSRPDYLQRLGIEAYAKPVDAPLPQWMAEVISPESLEPTTRIDCDVVVIGSGAGGGSSAASLAEQGLGVVIIEEGRYERRPQFSGPPQDRLLRFLREGSLNVNLTLGNTSLITPIGRMVGGTTAINSGTCFRTPDAVLGEWRASGFPSDFEPGVFGSWLDQVEAELQVAEGEPEYLGRIAEVIAKGASEMGGHHGPLRRNAPGCDAQGVCFAGCPTDAKRGSNVSWVPRALKAGARLYTGLPVTRILMTGRKVVGVLVEGQDSGGAPKSVEVHARAVIVAAGSLLTPLLLRRNGVNLPWLGRNLSIHPALGALALFAEDQDQPWRAIPQGYFVDGLADDRIRFEGFYVPPQLAAPSLMQRGEELTRWLDAWGKVGQFGFMVRDTGVGSVSIGPNGRPLIRYSLTPRVMESFRKGSAALAEMLLRGGADEVMPFINGVDSVMNVHDARALRRLRLPARKYRGMAFHPLGTARMGGSPDNAVVDFEHKVFGFDNLFVADGSCVPTSLGVNPQMTIMSMGLRAASVVGEALGS; encoded by the coding sequence AACGATACTGGCCCAGCCTTGGGCAGGAGAAACATCGTGCACTGGCACGGTGCTAGTCAGGCCTCTGATCGGTCGCCGCCTGGTGTATGACATCGACTTCACAGACGATGAAGGCAATCCGTGCCGCCTGTGGGGCCAGAAGGACGTCAGACTCCGTCATCCCTACAGCTCGATGACAACCATGTCGACCCGCCTGGAACGCAACGGCGTCACGGTGGCTACAGGCACGATGAACTTCCACGGCGATGACCTACTGTCATTCGCCCGCTCGTTCTCACTGGCGTCGACGGCCCTGCCTGGGGGTCCCCCCGCCCGGCGCACAGCGCCGGGGAGGGGGAGGGGTACCCCCACCCGGCGCACAGCGCCGGGGAGGGGGAGGGGCATGAACGGTTCCGACGTGTCGGCTCACTGCGAAGACTGGTCCAAGAGCGATCACGAGAGCCTGCTGGCGCTGGCCGAGGCGGTCCTGACCGAGGGCGAAATCGTTCCCGCCCCCGACGAAGTCACCGTCGCTGGAGCCCAGGCGGTTGTGGACAGCCTTCCTCCCGTTACCGCCTCGCTCTACCGCGCGGGGCTTCGGGCTCTAGATGCCGTCGCCGTGTCCAACTTCGGCCACAAGTTCGCCAAGCTGTCGCTGGATCGCCGTCGCAAGCTGCTGGACCGGATCGAAGGCCTGGGTGGCACCTTGGGGCGCACGACACTGTTGGCGCTCACCGCCCCCCTCAAGATGGCGCATTTCAGCAGACCCGACTACCTCCAGCGATTGGGAATCGAGGCCTACGCGAAGCCAGTCGACGCTCCTTTGCCCCAGTGGATGGCCGAGGTGATCTCGCCGGAGAGCTTGGAGCCGACGACCCGGATCGACTGCGACGTCGTCGTAATCGGGTCGGGAGCTGGCGGAGGATCTTCGGCTGCAAGCCTTGCCGAGCAGGGCCTGGGCGTGGTGATCATCGAGGAGGGCCGGTACGAACGCAGGCCACAGTTCTCCGGACCGCCTCAGGACAGGCTGCTGCGATTCTTGCGCGAGGGCAGCCTAAACGTGAACCTGACCCTGGGCAACACCTCCCTCATCACGCCTATCGGCCGGATGGTTGGCGGCACGACCGCGATCAACAGCGGTACGTGCTTCCGGACTCCCGACGCCGTGTTGGGCGAATGGCGGGCCAGCGGGTTCCCGAGCGACTTCGAGCCTGGCGTCTTCGGATCGTGGCTGGACCAGGTTGAGGCCGAGCTTCAGGTCGCCGAGGGCGAGCCTGAGTACCTGGGCCGCATCGCTGAAGTGATCGCCAAGGGTGCCTCAGAGATGGGCGGGCACCACGGCCCGCTGCGGCGCAACGCGCCGGGATGTGACGCTCAGGGCGTGTGCTTCGCCGGTTGTCCGACCGACGCCAAGCGCGGTTCCAACGTCAGCTGGGTCCCACGCGCCTTGAAGGCCGGGGCCCGCCTCTACACGGGGCTGCCAGTCACGCGGATCCTGATGACCGGCCGCAAAGTGGTCGGCGTCCTGGTCGAGGGGCAAGACTCCGGCGGGGCACCCAAGAGCGTGGAAGTGCACGCTCGGGCGGTCATCGTAGCCGCCGGCTCACTCCTGACCCCACTGTTGCTGCGGCGCAACGGCGTGAACCTACCGTGGCTGGGACGCAACCTGTCCATCCACCCAGCTCTAGGCGCCCTCGCGCTCTTCGCCGAGGATCAGGACCAGCCCTGGCGAGCGATCCCACAGGGTTACTTCGTGGACGGACTAGCCGATGACAGGATTCGCTTCGAAGGCTTCTACGTCCCGCCGCAATTGGCGGCTCCATCACTCATGCAGCGGGGCGAGGAGCTGACCAGATGGCTGGACGCGTGGGGGAAGGTCGGGCAGTTCGGATTCATGGTCCGGGACACCGGCGTTGGGTCGGTGTCGATCGGACCAAACGGCAGACCCTTGATCAGGTACTCGCTGACGCCCAGGGTCATGGAATCATTCCGCAAAGGATCGGCGGCACTGGCCGAGATGCTCCTGCGCGGCGGCGCGGACGAGGTAATGCCGTTCATCAACGGCGTCGACTCGGTGATGAACGTGCATGATGCCCGGGCGCTTCGAAGGCTGAGGCTGCCGGCGCGCAAGTACCGTGGGATGGCGTTCCATCCGCTCGGAACGGCTCGCATGGGCGGTTCTCCGGACAACGCGGTTGTCGACTTCGAGCACAAGGTATTCGGCTTCGACAACCTGTTCGTCGCCGACGGGTCGTGTGTCCCCACTTCGCTGGGAGTCAATCCGCAGATGACGATCATGTCCATGGGATTGCGAGCGGCCAGCGTCGTTGGAGAAGCACTCGGTTCCTGA